From Geovibrio ferrireducens, one genomic window encodes:
- a CDS encoding DsrE/DsrF/TusD sulfur relay family protein — MKFGIILQSNDPETAWNGVRFGVASLKKGHEVKIFLMSKGVESIKIDSGKYNVKAMFDEFADGGGVLLACGTCIKSREMDESDACPISTMNDCIDMVEWADRIITF; from the coding sequence ATGAAATTCGGCATTATTCTTCAGTCAAACGACCCTGAAACGGCATGGAACGGGGTGCGCTTCGGTGTCGCATCTCTCAAAAAGGGGCACGAAGTCAAGATCTTCCTTATGAGCAAAGGTGTTGAAAGCATTAAGATAGACAGCGGCAAATATAATGTGAAGGCTATGTTTGATGAATTTGCCGATGGCGGCGGAGTGTTGCTTGCCTGCGGAACCTGCATAAAATCGAGGGAGATGGATGAGAGCGATGCCTGCCCGATCTCAACAATGAACGACTGCATCGACATGGTCGAATGGGCAGATAGAATTATCACCTTCTGA
- a CDS encoding phosphoribosylaminoimidazolesuccinocarboxamide synthase, with the protein MDTILRTDMPKLKFIGSGKVRDIYDLGEQMLIVTTDRISAFDVVLPNGIPGKGKVLTKLSKFWFENTKDIVENHLITTEVDEMPEICREYRSQLEGRSMLVKKAKPFPFECVVRGYITGSGWKDYKATGEICGIKLPAGLLESQKFETPLFTPATKAEVGEHDENVSFERMASDLGKKDAEDLKRLTVAVYERARDIADAKGIIIADTKLEFGIYDGKIILIDEVLTPDSSRFWKKVGYQAGKPQDSMDKQYVRNYLETLDWDKKAPGPKLPDDVAQKTSEIYHGIMDILMK; encoded by the coding sequence ATGGATACTATTCTCAGAACGGATATGCCGAAACTTAAATTTATCGGCAGCGGAAAGGTAAGGGATATTTATGATTTGGGCGAGCAGATGCTTATCGTCACCACAGACAGAATATCCGCTTTCGATGTCGTTCTCCCCAACGGAATACCCGGAAAAGGGAAAGTTCTTACTAAACTTAGCAAATTCTGGTTCGAAAACACAAAAGACATAGTGGAGAACCACCTCATTACCACCGAAGTGGATGAAATGCCTGAAATCTGCCGTGAATACAGAAGCCAGCTTGAGGGGCGCTCAATGCTGGTTAAAAAAGCAAAACCCTTCCCTTTTGAGTGCGTTGTGAGAGGCTATATAACAGGTTCCGGCTGGAAGGACTACAAAGCCACAGGCGAAATCTGCGGCATTAAGCTTCCCGCAGGGCTTCTTGAATCACAGAAATTCGAAACGCCTCTTTTTACTCCTGCTACTAAGGCGGAAGTGGGCGAGCATGACGAAAATGTTTCCTTTGAAAGAATGGCCTCAGACCTCGGTAAAAAGGATGCGGAAGATCTCAAACGCCTTACGGTTGCCGTTTATGAGAGAGCAAGGGACATAGCCGATGCCAAAGGGATTATAATAGCAGATACCAAGCTTGAGTTCGGCATATACGATGGGAAAATAATCCTCATAGATGAGGTTCTCACGCCGGATTCATCCAGATTCTGGAAAAAAGTCGGCTATCAGGCAGGAAAACCGCAGGACAGCATGGACAAACAGTATGTCCGCAACTATCTGGAAACCCTCGACTGGGACAAAAAAGCCCCCGGTCCCAAACTTCCCGATGATGTGGCTCAGAAAACCTCCGAAATCTACCACGGCATTATGGATATATTGATGAAATAG
- a CDS encoding rhodanese-like domain-containing protein: MACEPGQVINADGSGGTRSSSGISAENFMKLAPESIQVIDIRTKTDFAKDGLKGAVNIFLHDIVNEADKIDKSRPVYVYCANGSKGSIAVMVLRDLGFEVYNIDGGIAAFKEAGII; encoded by the coding sequence ATGGCTTGCGAACCGGGACAGGTGATCAACGCCGACGGAAGCGGGGGAACAAGAAGCTCTTCCGGTATTTCCGCCGAAAACTTCATGAAACTCGCTCCTGAAAGCATTCAGGTAATAGATATACGCACAAAAACTGATTTCGCTAAAGACGGTCTCAAGGGCGCGGTAAACATTTTTCTCCATGACATAGTGAATGAGGCGGATAAGATAGACAAAAGCCGCCCTGTTTATGTATATTGCGCTAACGGCTCCAAGGGCTCCATAGCCGTTATGGTGTTAAGGGACCTCGGCTTCGAGGTTTATAATATAGACGGCGGTATCGCCGCCTTCAAGGAAGCAGGGATCATTTAA